In the Helianthus annuus cultivar XRQ/B chromosome 11, HanXRQr2.0-SUNRISE, whole genome shotgun sequence genome, one interval contains:
- the LOC110887705 gene encoding protein FAR1-RELATED SEQUENCE 5-like, translating into MRTLYGGFDKVGATKNDFKNFKRDLNRYISEFDADMMIKRLLRKKEYMPNFSMEYITDENGVLRGLFWADEDAKRNFCAWYNMMFVPFTGIDNHNRNVTLGAAIIGNKTAETYSWLLNVFRQAFGRAPPVIVTDQDPAMKKAIEDTWPESRHRLCMWHIMDKLSAKAGATICNNTDFKKRLCAIVWTDSILPVKFESEWATIMNDFNLVDHEWLQSLYQIRDTWIPAYYREEVISGLMRTSSRSESENHFFGQFCNPGCTLVEFLGHFDFAIEAQRHEHRKNEHDTRNTNAEIWAEDFVLEDQASRIYTRTIFFDQQLEIQNGIHRCAIGKWENMGDFVNFFVKDSEQPCTTFFEVMMREDDMTVYCTCKRFEHFGLLCSHIFCVLRMLDIREFPQRYILRRWTREAVPNSAPGAILGINETEDRYNEVNRVVREITYSTESVINQLVTNFDALCSFRDHVVNYFKTADGSVVNAPPKSRRERFAEITSNTKPSEATVRVPIGTRFKVG; encoded by the exons ATGAGGACATTGTATGGTGGGTTTGACAAGGTTGGGGCAACCAAAAACGATTTTAAAAATTTCAAGCGAGACCTGAACAGGTATATATCGGAGTTTGATGCTGATATGATGATTAAACGGCTTTTGAGGAAGAAAGAGTACATGCCTAACTTTTCAATGGAGTATATAACAGACGAGAATGGAGTTTTAAGGGGTTTGTTTTGGGCAGATGAAGATGCTAAAAGGAATTTCTGTGCTTG GTACAACATGATGTTTGTTCCATTTACCGGCATCGACAATCACAATCGCAACGTTACTCTTGGTGCCGCTATAATAGGAAACAAAACTGCTGAAACTTACAGTTGGTTGCTAAATGTGTTTCGTCAAGCATTTGGCCGTGCCCCTCCGGTAATTGTCACCGACCAAGACCCAGCCATGAAGAAGGCTATCGAAGATACATGGCCCGAGAGTAGACATAGGCTATGCATGTGGCACATCATGGACAAGCTTTCTGCTAAG GCTGGTGCTACAATCTGCAATAATACAGATTTCAAAAAGAGGCTGTGTGCCATTGTGTGGACCGATTCAATTCTACCAGTTAAGTTTGAAAGTGAGTGGGCTACCATAATGAACGATTTTAACTTGGTTGATCATGAGTGGCTGCAGTCACTTTACCAAATCAGGGATACTTGGATACCAGCTTATTATCGTGAGGAGGTCATCTCCGGGCTTATGCGTACCTCTTCTCGTTCAGAGAGCGAGAACCATTTCTTTGGACAGTTCTGTAACCCGGGTTGCACACTTGTCGAATTTCTCGGGCATTTTGATTTTGCTATTGAAGCTCAGAGACATGAGCACAGGAAGAATGAGCATGACACCAGAAATACAAACGCTGAAATATGGGCTGAAGACTTTGTTTTGGAGGATCAAGCGTCAAGGATATACACACGCACTATATTTTTTGACCAGCAGTTGGAGATACAAAACGGTATACACAGATGTGCTATCGGAAAGTGGGAAAACATGGGTGACTTCGTTAACTTTTTTGTGAAGGACAGTGAACAACCATGCACTACTTTCTTCGAG GTTATGATGCGGGAGGACGACATGACTGTCTATTGTACATGCAAAAGATTTGAACATTTTGGGTTGTTGTGCTCACACATCTTTTGTGTGCTAAGGATGCTTGACATTAGGGAGTTTCCACAACGCTATATATTACGACGTTGGACTCGGGAGGCTGTTCCAAATAGTGCCCCTGGTGCTATTCTAGGTATCAATGAGACTGAGGATCGTTATAATGAAGTTAACCGTGTTGTACGTGAGATCACATATTCTACAGAGTCGGTTATTAATCAGCTTGTCACCAACTTTGATGCGCTATGCTCGTTCAGGGACCATGTTGTTAATTATTTCAAAACTGCGGATGGGTCTGTCGTCAATGCTCCACCTAAGAGCCGTCGTGAAAGGTTTGCCGAAATTACTAGTAACACAAAACCATCAGAAGCAACCGTTCGTGTTCCCATTGGAACAAGATTCAAAG TTGGGTAA